From the Lacipirellulaceae bacterium genome, the window GTGTCGTCATTGGTGGAGTCGCCAAGGTCCCAGGCGTTAGCAGCTGCAACAGCTTGGTTGAAGCTAAAGAGAACGGTGTCAAGATCGTCACCATCGACGTCGAAGTCGCGGTCGTGGTCGCCGAGGGCTAGACCATCGGTGCCGACGCTGTCACCACGAGTGCTTGTGGCTGCGATAGCAGCAGCAACAGCTGCATTCGAGCCATCAAATTCATTGGCACCTTCGACAGTTAGGCTTGGGCGTGTGCCACCGAACTCGCCAGAGGCGATCAGTGCTGAGTTGTCCCAGATCGAATTGGCCAAGTCGTCAGCACCTTGATCGGCAGGACCGCCAACAGTACCAACGCCAGTGATGAGAGTGCCATCAAGGTCGTCACCAGCAACAACTTCAGCACCGGCACCTTCGGGGCGGAAGCGGAAAACGCTGTCGACGTTATCGAAAGCAGCGCCAGCTGAGCTGATTGATCCAGTGTCAACAGCGGTGACGCCGGTTGCGTCATCGATTTGAGCGTCGATACCAGCGACACCACCAGCAACGGTCGACTTGACCAGAAGCTCCCAAGTACCACCCTCAGCTGGGTTGGCGGGGTCTGTGTACCGCAGGTTGAGCTGAGCACTGACGTCAGCGATAGCTGGGGCAGTCATTGCAACCACGGCGGCTGCACACAGTGACAAAACTAGTCCACGTTTCATGATCATTTCTCCGATTCCCCGTCTCAGTAGGTTAGATAAAACCGTAGTGAAAAAAGTCTGCGCTTGATTGGGGGCAATTTAGGTTAAGTGAATTCCTAATTGGTTTAAGTGCTTTGTAGCGACTGGTGTATCTCGTGCAGCGAAAGCAGATTTAGTGACGAGGGCGAACCCTAGTGCTGAATCTGTTTTGAACTCCGGTGGAGCTCTGAAGCATGCTGCCCACAGTCAAGCACTCCGTCCGTATATTAGATGGACCCGAGTGGCGAGACTTTTCTCAGTAGCTGCTCCGGTGTTCCCTAAAAGACAAGGATATCACTGATCAAAATACGTCAGACAACTTGTGTCACTGAAAAAGCTGACGAATCAGTCTTGCCAATAACACGGCGATGGCGCACTTCCCGCCACCGCTCTCATCACTTTAACAAGCATTGTCGCCCTTGCAACTGTTTTGTGACCTGGCACGCGAAAAATTTCACGAGCCCCACTGCGGGCAACCGTTTGTCACAGTTTTTAACGGTTAGGGTGATTGCACTTACGGCGAGAGGAGAGGCGGCTGGGGAATGCCAAAAAAGCGAAAAAAAGTGGGGTTGCAAGGCCCAAATCAAGGCAGATTTCGACCGGATAATCCGTAATTGTGGACCACTGGCCAATAAGGGCTAGAGGAGCCATGAAAACCCCGGAAAAAGGCGAACCTGCAAGCCAATCGGTGTTCTGGACTTCGCTCCGTCATCGGACGTAACTTCAACGCTAGAGGAAGCTTGCAACACGGATAGTGTAATCGTCCGAAGAGCTCTATACTCTGCTTCTTGCGGGCGGTTTCTCGTACGAATCGCCCCGTAGTTTCGTCGAATTGACCCCTCAGGATGCGAAATGCCCAGTCGTGTTGGAACGATTTCAGTAAAACTGCCAGACGGAAGCCAACGGGAGTTAGAAGCAGGCAGCAGTGCTTATGATCTAGCAGCGGATATCGGCCCCGGTCTC encodes:
- a CDS encoding PEP-CTERM sorting domain-containing protein — protein: MKRGLVLSLCAAAVVAMTAPAIADVSAQLNLRYTDPANPAEGGTWELLVKSTVAGGVAGIDAQIDDATGVTAVDTGSISSAGAAFDNVDSVFRFRPEGAGAEVVAGDDLDGTLITGVGTVGGPADQGADDLANSIWDNSALIASGEFGGTRPSLTVEGANEFDGSNAAVAAAIAATSTRGDSVGTDGLALGDHDRDFDVDGDDLDTVLFSFNQAVAAANAWDLGDSTNDDTVNGDDLDNVLFAFNTSQAPGPAIAAVPEPACLSLFALGMAGLAGLRRRS